From one Erythrobacter sp. HKB08 genomic stretch:
- a CDS encoding MFS transporter has translation MTTSTHLLRRRRFLPLFVTQLFNAFNDNLYKNAMVLFVVYEVFNSPQTEGAFSAVASGLFILPFFVLSALAGQLADMRDKAAIIRTVKACEIGLMVIGAAGLYLAWKGIAVELIAIPLLLLALFLTGVQSTFLGPIKYAILPQHLRKEEVLAGTGLVEAGTYIAILAGTILAGWIDVQFAAAGIIITSVVGYFVSRQVPDAPPQGAQEKLDWNIFRSSKNLIAETMHNREVFYAILAISFFWTIGSVLFIQFFPLAKNVIMAEPEVASLFLVVFSIGVAVGSVSINALLKGRVSARYAPISVIFMGLFVVAFYIVSKLWAADPPSDLLDFMEFLSWPMATVLLLCLLGISVAGGMFVVPLYAFLTTRVKPEQAARTIAANNIVNSGAMVVGSLLAMSLNAIGIPIVEQLLLSAAMCLVSAWLGHRLYKNETDHSLV, from the coding sequence ATGACGACATCGACGCACCTACTGCGCCGCCGGCGCTTCTTGCCGCTCTTCGTCACGCAGCTTTTCAACGCTTTCAACGATAACCTCTACAAGAACGCGATGGTCCTCTTCGTGGTCTACGAGGTGTTCAATTCGCCCCAGACCGAAGGTGCTTTCAGCGCAGTCGCATCGGGCCTGTTCATCCTCCCGTTCTTCGTCCTTTCCGCTCTCGCCGGCCAGCTCGCCGACATGCGCGACAAGGCCGCAATCATCCGGACGGTGAAGGCGTGCGAGATCGGGCTGATGGTGATCGGTGCGGCGGGACTCTACCTTGCGTGGAAAGGCATCGCGGTCGAGCTGATCGCCATACCCCTCCTCCTGCTCGCGCTCTTCCTGACAGGCGTGCAGTCGACTTTCCTCGGCCCGATCAAATACGCGATCCTTCCGCAGCACCTGCGCAAGGAAGAGGTACTCGCCGGCACCGGCCTCGTCGAGGCGGGCACCTATATCGCGATCCTCGCAGGCACGATCCTCGCCGGATGGATCGACGTGCAATTTGCCGCAGCGGGGATCATCATCACCTCGGTGGTCGGCTATTTCGTCTCGCGCCAGGTGCCCGATGCGCCGCCGCAAGGCGCGCAGGAAAAGCTCGACTGGAACATTTTCCGCTCCTCGAAGAACCTGATCGCCGAGACGATGCACAACCGAGAGGTGTTCTACGCGATCCTCGCCATCAGCTTCTTCTGGACCATCGGTTCGGTGCTGTTCATCCAGTTCTTCCCGCTCGCCAAGAACGTCATCATGGCCGAGCCGGAAGTCGCCAGCCTTTTCCTCGTCGTCTTCTCGATCGGTGTTGCGGTTGGCTCGGTGTCGATCAACGCCCTGCTCAAGGGACGCGTATCGGCGCGCTATGCACCGATCTCGGTCATCTTCATGGGGCTGTTCGTTGTCGCCTTCTACATCGTGTCGAAGCTATGGGCGGCCGACCCGCCGAGCGACCTGCTCGACTTCATGGAGTTCCTCAGCTGGCCGATGGCGACGGTGCTGCTGCTTTGCCTGCTCGGCATCTCGGTGGCAGGAGGCATGTTCGTCGTCCCGCTCTACGCTTTCCTGACCACGCGGGTGAAGCCCGAGCAGGCGGCGCGGACCATCGCGGCGAACAACATCGTCAATTCGGGCGCAATGGTCGTCGGTTCTCTGCTGGCGATGTCGCTCAATGCGATCGGCATTCCGATCGTCGAGCAATTGCTGCTGAGCGCAGCGATGTGCCTCGTCTCGGCATGGCTCGGCCACCGGCTCTACAAGAACGAGACGGATCACTCGCTCGTATGA
- a CDS encoding PilZ domain-containing protein, whose protein sequence is MEMRSYNRFSTDQEIECAVDGKRGVVKLYNLSCGGCMIETPDEAIDEGTQIRLRLQPKVIVNGRVVWRIEKNAGIKFETPLHQTVVEQFGYVPNSEFDRDDPRDRFGLPLIG, encoded by the coding sequence ATGGAAATGCGGTCATACAACCGATTCTCCACCGATCAGGAAATCGAGTGCGCAGTCGACGGAAAACGGGGCGTAGTTAAGCTCTACAACCTTTCATGCGGCGGCTGCATGATCGAAACGCCCGACGAGGCGATCGACGAAGGCACCCAGATCCGCCTGCGCCTGCAGCCCAAGGTCATCGTCAACGGACGCGTTGTCTGGCGCATCGAGAAGAACGCCGGCATCAAGTTCGAAACCCCGCTGCACCAGACGGTGGTCGAGCAGTTCGGCTACGTTCCGAACAGTGAATTCGACCGCGACGATCCGCGCGACCGCTTCGGCCTTCCGCTGATCGGCTGA
- a CDS encoding putative bifunctional diguanylate cyclase/phosphodiesterase, which translates to MVALGIAIAAILMFIGTGGAILPQIIRSWVYNDTGPNYVLLNALLLNIALIVFGLRRYRELMSEIEHRRDSEERARILAETDPLTGCLNRRSVTPATDELIANCADNAKRVAFMMVDLDNFKQVNDLNGHKVGDQLLVEVANRMRNTLPDDALLARLGGDEFACVVAFDKRSPDAIDQLASELTAAISRPHDLDGVPLDVTISLGVATSEVGDEHTEDGKVDGEGLLHRADIAMYQAKKQGKNRHFWFDPTMETDLRFRKELETALRRGLEAKEFVPFYEQQIDIETGEIVGFEMLARWKSAELGLVRPNIFIPVAEEIGLIGRLSEQLISAAMEDAKEWAPHLTLSVNISPVQLRDPWFAQRMLKLLTEQNFPAERLEIEITESCLHENIGQVRSMITSLKNQGVKISLDDFGTGYSSLAQLRSLPFDRLKIDRSFVGELNGKAGNEKLIDAIIQLGEGLQLPVTAEGIEDNEILQALQGKGRLKGQGYFYGQPEDAAQVRERLAGKNLLGVAGHGEATLERAEHTAVAPEVEVAADPQARRQA; encoded by the coding sequence GTGGTCGCACTCGGTATCGCCATCGCGGCGATCCTCATGTTCATCGGTACCGGCGGCGCCATCCTGCCGCAGATCATCCGCAGCTGGGTCTACAACGACACTGGGCCGAACTACGTCCTCCTCAATGCCCTTCTCCTCAATATCGCCCTGATCGTCTTCGGCCTGCGCCGTTACCGCGAGCTGATGTCGGAGATCGAACATCGCCGCGACTCCGAAGAACGCGCCCGTATCCTCGCCGAAACCGATCCGTTGACCGGCTGCCTCAACCGACGCAGCGTCACGCCTGCAACCGACGAGCTGATCGCGAATTGCGCCGATAATGCGAAGCGCGTCGCCTTCATGATGGTCGACCTCGACAACTTCAAACAGGTCAACGACCTCAACGGCCACAAGGTAGGCGACCAGCTGCTGGTCGAAGTGGCCAACCGCATGCGCAACACGCTCCCCGACGACGCGCTCCTTGCGCGGCTTGGGGGCGACGAGTTCGCCTGCGTCGTCGCATTCGACAAGCGCTCGCCCGATGCGATTGACCAGCTCGCCAGTGAGCTGACCGCAGCAATCTCGCGCCCACACGACCTCGACGGCGTGCCGCTCGACGTGACCATATCGCTCGGCGTCGCGACGTCCGAAGTCGGCGATGAGCACACGGAAGACGGCAAGGTCGACGGCGAAGGCCTGCTCCACCGCGCCGACATCGCGATGTATCAGGCCAAGAAGCAGGGCAAGAACCGCCACTTCTGGTTCGATCCGACGATGGAAACCGACCTGCGCTTCCGCAAGGAGCTCGAAACGGCACTTCGCCGGGGGCTCGAAGCAAAGGAATTCGTACCCTTCTATGAACAGCAGATCGACATCGAGACCGGCGAGATCGTCGGCTTCGAGATGCTCGCCCGGTGGAAATCCGCCGAACTCGGCCTCGTGCGACCGAACATCTTCATCCCGGTGGCCGAGGAAATCGGCCTTATCGGCCGCCTTTCCGAACAGCTCATTTCCGCCGCGATGGAAGATGCCAAGGAATGGGCACCGCACCTCACGCTGTCAGTCAACATTTCGCCCGTACAGCTGCGCGACCCGTGGTTCGCCCAGCGCATGCTCAAGCTGCTGACCGAACAGAACTTCCCGGCCGAACGGCTCGAGATCGAAATCACCGAGAGCTGCCTGCACGAGAATATCGGCCAGGTGCGCTCGATGATCACGAGCCTCAAGAACCAGGGCGTCAAGATCAGCCTCGACGATTTCGGCACCGGCTATTCCAGCCTCGCGCAGCTTCGCTCGCTGCCGTTCGACCGCCTGAAGATCGACCGCAGCTTCGTCGGCGAACTCAACGGCAAGGCCGGCAACGAGAAGCTGATCGACGCGATCATCCAGCTGGGCGAAGGGCTGCAACTGCCGGTGACCGCCGAGGGGATCGAGGACAACGAGATCCTGCAGGCGCTGCAGGGCAAGGGCCGCCTCAAGGGTCAGGGCTATTTCTACGGCCAGCCGGAGGACGCGGCGCAGGTCCGCGAACGTCTTGCCGGGAAGAACCTGCTGGGCGTTGCCGGGCACGGTGAAGCCACGCTTGAGCGAGCCGAGCATACGGCTGTCGCGCCGGAAGTCGAAGTCGCAGCCGACCCTCAGGCGCGCCGCCAGGCCTAA
- a CDS encoding hydrogen peroxide-inducible genes activator, which yields MSTYLPTIKQLQYLVALHEHGHFGRAAEASFVSQSTLSAGIRELETLLGVTLVERSRRVVRFTPLGEQVVAKAHRLLREAEELSDLVQASGKPLSGELRMSVIPTIAPFMLPRILPRLRTERPNLKLMLREETSQDAVESLHHGRVDCVLLALPFDTGEVEYEHIGEDKLYVAFPENDPRDPPETIPPSMIDEGRLLLLEDGHCLREHSLAACARPELRASATMIGTSLHTLVQMVDNGLGLTMLPQMAIDAGILDNTKIVARPVKSANASREIALIWRKNSPRADEFRLLAEELRAG from the coding sequence ATGAGCACCTACCTGCCCACCATCAAGCAGCTGCAATATCTCGTCGCGCTGCACGAGCACGGGCATTTCGGCCGCGCTGCGGAGGCGAGCTTCGTTTCGCAGTCGACGCTCTCGGCGGGCATCCGCGAGCTGGAAACCCTGCTCGGCGTGACGCTGGTCGAGCGCAGCCGCCGCGTGGTGCGCTTTACTCCGCTGGGCGAACAGGTTGTCGCCAAGGCCCATCGCCTGCTGCGCGAGGCGGAGGAACTTAGCGACCTCGTCCAGGCGAGCGGCAAGCCGCTGTCGGGCGAACTGCGCATGAGCGTCATCCCGACAATCGCGCCCTTCATGCTGCCGCGCATCCTGCCGCGCCTGCGCACGGAGCGGCCCAACCTCAAGCTGATGCTGCGCGAGGAAACCAGCCAGGACGCAGTCGAATCGCTCCATCATGGCCGGGTCGATTGCGTGCTCCTCGCCCTCCCCTTCGATACCGGCGAGGTCGAGTACGAGCATATCGGCGAAGACAAGCTGTACGTCGCCTTCCCGGAAAACGATCCGCGCGACCCGCCCGAGACCATTCCGCCCTCGATGATCGACGAGGGGCGCCTCTTGCTGCTCGAGGACGGTCACTGCCTGCGCGAACACTCGCTTGCGGCATGTGCGCGCCCGGAATTGCGGGCCAGCGCGACCATGATCGGCACGAGCCTGCATACGCTCGTACAGATGGTCGACAACGGACTTGGCCTGACCATGCTGCCCCAGATGGCGATCGACGCCGGCATCCTCGACAACACCAAAATCGTCGCGCGGCCGGTCAAATCGGCCAATGCGAGCCGGGAAATCGCGCTCATCTGGCGCAAGAATTCGCCCCGCGCAGACGAATTTCGCCTGCTTGCAGAAGAACTTCGCGCAGGCTGA
- the pgsA gene encoding CDP-diacylglycerol--glycerol-3-phosphate 3-phosphatidyltransferase, with amino-acid sequence MLTLPNILTLSRIVAVPLLAALLWWPEWKVGYALAFALYCLMGITDYFDGYLARSSGTVSKLGIFLDPIADKIMVAAVILVLTAQGYLRGPYGGDVHVIAGLVILMREIAVSGLREFLAGLQVSVPVTKLAKWKTTLQLVALGALILGGAVHGPPPTLVSEIERPLADQWVHLVGLASLWGAAILTLVTGWDYLRVGLKHMD; translated from the coding sequence ATGCTGACCCTGCCCAACATTCTCACGCTGTCGCGCATCGTCGCGGTGCCGCTGCTGGCGGCGCTGTTGTGGTGGCCGGAATGGAAGGTCGGCTACGCCCTGGCCTTCGCGCTCTACTGCCTCATGGGCATTACCGATTACTTCGACGGCTACCTCGCCCGGTCGAGCGGGACGGTGTCGAAACTCGGCATTTTCCTCGACCCTATCGCCGACAAGATCATGGTCGCCGCGGTGATCCTCGTGCTGACGGCACAGGGATATCTCCGCGGCCCATATGGCGGGGACGTCCACGTTATTGCCGGGCTGGTCATCCTGATGCGCGAGATCGCCGTGTCGGGGCTGCGCGAATTCCTCGCCGGGCTGCAGGTGTCGGTACCCGTGACCAAGCTCGCCAAGTGGAAGACGACGTTGCAGCTGGTCGCCCTGGGCGCGCTGATCCTGGGGGGCGCGGTTCACGGTCCGCCGCCGACGCTGGTGTCGGAGATCGAGCGTCCGCTGGCCGATCAATGGGTCCACCTCGTCGGTCTCGCGAGCCTGTGGGGCGCCGCGATCCTGACGCTGGTGACCGGTTGGGATTACCTGAGGGTCGGCCTCAAGCACATGGACTGA
- the rnd gene encoding ribonuclease D — MKIHDLITKTAELEELCTRLAKSDFVCVDTEFMRENTYWPELCLVQIGNEEEAAAIDPLADGLDMKPLLDLLTDNEEVLKIFHAGGQDVEIIYNLTGKTPHPIFDTQIAMMAISQSEQIGYANLVESWLGITVDKGARFTDWSRRPLTDRQIEYAIGDVTHLAKIFPKILKKLIKTDRGSWLDAEMEKLADPENYRIEPDRAWKRIRQAGRNPTVLGRLKALAAWREGEAQHKNIPRGRIMRDETLADIASHPPKKQADLVKVRGLSQAWKDNDIGKRLMKVIAQAEPLSKSEMPAKMKRGAPLGKEGALVADLLKLLLKIRAREIDVASRLLTKADEMEALAAGIRDLPILKGWRYEVFGRDALELVEGKLAFAVKGGKLHMTHIDDMADDLAQAQEDLAVEQAEDQAEAAQTEEAHAAE, encoded by the coding sequence ATGAAAATACACGACCTGATTACAAAGACCGCGGAGCTGGAAGAGCTCTGCACCCGCCTCGCCAAATCCGACTTCGTTTGCGTGGACACCGAGTTCATGCGCGAGAACACCTATTGGCCGGAACTGTGCCTCGTGCAGATCGGCAACGAGGAGGAAGCGGCGGCGATCGACCCGCTTGCAGACGGGCTCGACATGAAGCCCCTGCTCGACCTGCTGACCGACAACGAGGAGGTCCTCAAGATCTTTCATGCCGGCGGGCAGGACGTGGAGATCATCTACAACCTCACCGGCAAGACGCCGCACCCGATCTTCGACACGCAGATCGCGATGATGGCGATCAGCCAGTCGGAACAGATCGGCTATGCCAACCTCGTCGAGAGCTGGCTCGGCATCACGGTCGACAAGGGCGCGCGCTTCACCGACTGGAGCCGCCGTCCGCTGACCGACCGGCAGATCGAATATGCCATCGGCGACGTGACGCACCTGGCAAAGATCTTCCCCAAGATCCTGAAAAAGCTGATCAAGACCGATCGCGGCAGCTGGCTCGATGCCGAGATGGAAAAACTCGCCGACCCGGAAAACTACCGCATCGAACCCGACCGCGCGTGGAAGCGTATCCGCCAGGCCGGGCGCAATCCGACCGTCCTCGGCCGCCTCAAGGCACTCGCAGCCTGGCGCGAAGGCGAGGCGCAGCACAAGAACATCCCGCGCGGCCGCATCATGCGCGACGAGACGCTGGCCGACATCGCCAGCCATCCGCCCAAGAAGCAGGCCGACCTCGTGAAAGTGCGCGGCCTCAGCCAGGCGTGGAAGGACAACGACATCGGCAAGCGCCTGATGAAGGTCATCGCGCAGGCCGAGCCACTATCGAAGAGCGAGATGCCGGCGAAGATGAAGCGCGGCGCGCCGCTCGGCAAGGAAGGCGCGCTTGTTGCCGACCTCCTCAAGCTGCTGCTCAAGATCCGTGCGCGCGAGATCGACGTCGCCAGCCGCCTGCTGACCAAGGCCGACGAGATGGAGGCGCTCGCCGCCGGCATCCGCGACCTGCCGATCCTCAAGGGCTGGCGCTACGAAGTCTTCGGCCGCGACGCGCTCGAACTGGTCGAAGGCAAGCTCGCTTTCGCCGTGAAGGGCGGAAAGCTGCACATGACGCATATCGACGACATGGCCGACGACCTGGCTCAGGCGCAGGAAGACCTTGCCGTCGAACAGGCTGAAGATCAGGCCGAGGCCGCCCAGACCGAAGAGGCACACGCCGCCGAATGA
- a CDS encoding EVE domain-containing protein, with product MARYWLMKSEPDEYGWDDLAAKGEGLWDGVRNHRAKNNLAAMEEGDQAFFYHSNKGLEIVGIMEVSEAGLTDPADPEGKWAAVRVKPVRKLDRPVTLKEIKAEPALAEMELVKLMRLSVSEVRKDEWDRIIAMSEG from the coding sequence ATGGCGCGATACTGGCTCATGAAATCGGAACCCGACGAATACGGGTGGGACGATTTGGCGGCCAAGGGCGAGGGGCTGTGGGACGGCGTGCGCAACCACCGCGCGAAGAACAATCTCGCAGCGATGGAGGAGGGCGACCAGGCCTTCTTCTATCATTCCAACAAGGGTCTCGAGATCGTCGGCATCATGGAGGTGAGCGAAGCCGGGCTGACCGATCCGGCCGACCCGGAAGGGAAATGGGCCGCGGTCAGGGTGAAGCCGGTTCGCAAGCTCGACCGGCCTGTTACGCTCAAGGAAATCAAGGCCGAACCCGCGCTTGCCGAGATGGAACTGGTCAAGCTGATGCGCCTGTCCGTCAGCGAGGTTCGCAAGGACGAATGGGACCGCATCATCGCGATGAGCGAGGGCTGA